The Gemmatimonadaceae bacterium nucleotide sequence GTCCGGTGCGCTGTGCGCCCTGCTGGCTCTCCACGCCATGTCCATACGGCGTCGCGTGCCTGCACCGCATCCCGGCCGCGCAGGTCCTGGCCGCCGTGGACGCGCTGCTCCCCGCATCCGCAGCACACGACTGAGCGTTCGCCGTCGGCGCGCATGTCGCGGGGCACAGGCGACAGGCGCACCGGAAGGAGCGGGCCGGCCGTGGCCGTTATCATGACCGCGAAACACCTGCGGGCCGGAAGCAGTGTTCGCTTCCGGCCCGCAGGCGTGTCCTGGATCACGTCCGCTGCTAGCGGCGATACCAGAGGTAGTTGTGCGTGAGGTAGTACTGCTGGTTGAACTGCTTCGAGATGTAGACCGCCGTGCGGCCGCTCGAGCCGGAGAAGATCTCCTCGCCGCGACGGATGTACTCCGGGGCCGCGAAGTGCTTGCCGTACCAGCCGTACGGGACCACCACCATCAGGTTCAGGTCGGGCGCGGGGCCGTCCGTGCTGCCGCTGTTGTTGACGTCACAGGTGCCACCCGGGGTTGCCGCATCCCAGTACTTGAACGCCCGTGCACTCGGCACCCAGTCCGCGCGCCAGAGGTAGTCGAGGTTCGACTTGATGACGCCGGGAATGCGTGCGTCACGATTCAGGCGTTCGTAGTAGAAGATGAGTGCGTTGTTGACGAGACCGGCCATGAAGGGGAAGTCGCGCCCACACTCCATCGCATGGCGCCGCCCATCCGGGAACTGCGTCGCGATGATCGCGTCGACCGCATCACGCGCACCCTTGTGATAGTCCCAGTTCACCCCACCCGGCGCACGTTGCGTGTTGGACATTCCCAGCTCGGTGGCGATGGTCAGAGCCATCAAGACGCGCGCCTGAATCCGGCCTTCCTGATACTGTCCGCCCCATGAGATGAATCGTGTTGGGAAGGCGGACATCATCCACGTGGCCTGATTCACGATCGCGGCGAAAGCACGATCGTATCCCGTCAGCCAATAGTGCACCTCCACCCCTTCCATCTGCGCGAAGTGTGGCTGCCACGCGAGGGCTTCCTTGGCAAGATAGGACGTCGCATACATGGTTGCGCGATGGAACCACTTCGTTCCACCACCACGAACCCAGAACGCGTAGTGATTGAGCACGCGGTCATAGTAATTGTCGCCACGATAGTTCGATCCGCCGTTCACGTCAGAAGTGAGCCAGTGCTTGTCGCCAAATGACATGAACTCAGCCTGCCAGTTCGTGTAGGTGGCTCCGTTGACTTGGTCGACACGGATCGTCGGGCCGACGATGCCGGTCGAGATGAGGTAGTCAGCAGACGTCGGGAGCGCGACAGCAACGGGCGCACCAAAAGGCGCCACGACGGTGGTGCGATTGAGCCCACGTCCTGTACCCAGCTGCAACTCGGCCGCGTAGGGAGTGCTGAAACTGGGAGCCATGAACTGCACCAGCACCGACTTCAGCGAGCCGTCGGCGTGCCATCCACGGAGGGCGACGATCCGCGAGGCCACCTCGTTGCCGCCCACGACGACACGAGCCTTCGCCACATCGGCCTCACGCAGCATACCAGGCGCGAGCGGAATGCCGTTTGAGATCAGCACTGTGGTGTCAGCGTTGTCGAATCGCTCCACACGGAGCGCAATCGTATTCCCGGGGGCCGGAGCATTCACGACGATCTTCGGAG carries:
- a CDS encoding Ig-like domain-containing protein, with the protein product MAVVACLATAAEAQQVKALSPNLSAFDPVSGPNAPATFVSSSPGASRVKGASLIFSQAVPRLILGQTFTFAVELVDETGVRSVPVGVKWASTNPSAASVSQTGVVRAVADGRAYIIASAGSREVRVRVSVLTPPQAPPRLASLELVPSTGAVEEGLTLQFAITARLSSGGVDPAAVATYESSDTNVARISSNGLLTARKAGAVTVTARTGTVSAQASVRIGRSRVVSLAVSPAELSLFVGDTLTLAVKGARRDGSAVASNEVRLSARRGTFRGLTYVSPATPGVDTITATTADSVTSKASVTVAPKIVVNAPAPGNTIALRVERFDNADTTVLISNGIPLAPGMLREADVAKARVVVGGNEVASRIVALRGWHADGSLKSVLVQFMAPSFSTPYAAELQLGTGRGLNRTTVVAPFGAPVAVALPTSADYLISTGIVGPTIRVDQVNGATYTNWQAEFMSFGDKHWLTSDVNGGSNYRGDNYYDRVLNHYAFWVRGGGTKWFHRATMYATSYLAKEALAWQPHFAQMEGVEVHYWLTGYDRAFAAIVNQATWMMSAFPTRFISWGGQYQEGRIQARVLMALTIATELGMSNTQRAPGGVNWDYHKGARDAVDAIIATQFPDGRRHAMECGRDFPFMAGLVNNALIFYYERLNRDARIPGVIKSNLDYLWRADWVPSARAFKYWDAATPGGTCDVNNSGSTDGPAPDLNLMVVVPYGWYGKHFAAPEYIRRGEEIFSGSSGRTAVYISKQFNQQYYLTHNYLWYRR